One genomic segment of Pseudomonas sp. RU47 includes these proteins:
- a CDS encoding histone deacetylase family protein has translation MLTIYSDDHHLHHGRCELIDGQLKPCFEMPSRADHVLQRVKNQNLGAVEEPKDFGLEPIARVHSRDYLDFFKGAWARWTEFNTDGDLLPYTWPARTLRAIKPTSLHGQLGYYSFDGGAPITAGTWQAAYSAAQVALTAQAQIQRGARSAFALCRPPGHHAASDLMGGYCYLNNAAIATQAFLDQGHKKVAILDVDYHHGNGTQSIFYERSDVLFTSIHGHPEAEFPFFLGYDDERGEGAGEGFNFNYPLPAGSGWEVWSAALDQACREIESYGADVIVVSLGVDTFKDDPISQFKLDSPDYLAMGKRIARLGKPTLFVMEGGYAVEEIGINAVNVLEGFEQ, from the coding sequence ATGCTGACGATCTACTCAGACGATCACCACCTGCACCATGGCCGCTGCGAACTCATCGATGGCCAGCTCAAGCCGTGCTTCGAGATGCCGTCGCGCGCCGACCATGTGCTGCAACGCGTGAAAAACCAGAACCTCGGCGCGGTCGAGGAACCGAAGGATTTCGGTCTGGAGCCGATCGCCCGCGTCCACAGCCGTGACTACCTCGACTTCTTCAAAGGCGCATGGGCGCGCTGGACTGAATTCAATACCGACGGCGACTTGCTGCCCTACACCTGGCCGGCGCGGACCCTGCGTGCGATCAAACCGACCAGCCTGCACGGCCAGCTCGGTTACTACAGTTTCGACGGTGGCGCGCCAATCACCGCCGGCACCTGGCAAGCGGCGTACAGCGCGGCGCAAGTGGCCCTGACCGCACAAGCGCAAATCCAGCGCGGCGCGCGCAGTGCCTTCGCGCTATGCCGGCCACCGGGACACCACGCCGCCAGCGATTTGATGGGCGGTTATTGCTACCTCAACAACGCCGCAATCGCCACGCAGGCGTTCCTCGATCAGGGCCACAAGAAGGTCGCGATTCTCGACGTCGACTATCACCACGGCAATGGCACGCAGTCGATTTTCTACGAGCGCAGCGACGTGCTGTTCACCTCGATTCACGGCCACCCGGAAGCGGAGTTTCCGTTCTTCCTCGGTTACGACGACGAGCGCGGCGAAGGTGCCGGTGAAGGTTTCAACTTCAACTATCCGCTGCCCGCCGGTTCTGGCTGGGAGGTCTGGAGTGCAGCGCTTGATCAGGCCTGCAGGGAGATCGAAAGCTATGGCGCTGACGTTATCGTCGTATCGCTCGGCGTCGACACTTTCAAGGATGACCCGATCTCGCAGTTCAAACTCGACAGCCCGGATTACCTGGCGATGGGCAAACGCATCGCCAGACTCGGCAAACCGACGCTGTTCGTCATGGAGGGCGGTTACGCGGTGGAAGAGATCGGCATCAATGCGGTGAACGTGCTGGAAGGATTCGAGCAGTAA
- a CDS encoding alanine/glycine:cation symporter family protein, which yields MLEVINDFLSGKVLIVLIVGLGSYFTIRSRFVQLRHFFHMFAVFRDSLKGSAGQLSSFQALMLSLAGRVGAGNIAGVGIAVTLGGPGAVFWMWVTALVGMSSSFFECTLAQVYKRADGDGLYRGGPAYYIQHGLKLKGMAVVFSVLLLVTYGFAFIGLQSYTVTHSLQNAFEFNPQHTGIVLAVLLAITFIGGIKRIASVSDLLVPIKTLAYIGVTLYVIGTQIEHVPAMLETIFKSAFGLDPAFGGLLGSAIVMGVKRGVFANEAGLGSAPNVAAVAAVKHPGAQGVVQAFSVFLDTFVICTCTALLILLSGFYTPGFEGDGIVLTQNSLAAVVGDWGRMFVSVALSLFVFTCILYNYYLGENSLQFLTRNRAALMIFRGLVLALVVWGSMQDLSTVFAFADITMTCLAFVNLIALAMLFKVGMRVMRDYDAQRRAGVKQPVFDSSKFADLDLDLKAWPTNPSAAAGQTEAEPQGVPAAQR from the coding sequence ATGCTCGAAGTCATTAACGACTTCCTCTCAGGGAAAGTACTGATCGTGCTCATTGTCGGGCTCGGTAGCTACTTCACGATTCGCTCGCGTTTCGTTCAATTGCGTCACTTCTTCCACATGTTCGCGGTGTTCCGCGACAGCCTCAAAGGCAGCGCCGGGCAACTCAGCTCGTTCCAGGCCCTGATGCTCAGCCTTGCCGGCCGTGTCGGTGCAGGCAACATCGCCGGTGTCGGCATCGCCGTGACCCTCGGTGGTCCGGGTGCGGTGTTCTGGATGTGGGTGACCGCACTGGTCGGCATGTCCAGCAGCTTCTTTGAATGTACCCTGGCCCAAGTCTACAAGCGCGCCGATGGCGACGGCTTGTACCGTGGCGGCCCGGCCTACTACATCCAGCACGGCCTTAAGCTCAAAGGCATGGCTGTAGTGTTCTCCGTCCTGCTGCTGGTCACCTACGGCTTCGCCTTCATTGGCCTGCAGTCCTACACCGTGACCCACTCGCTGCAGAACGCCTTTGAATTCAACCCACAACACACCGGTATCGTCCTGGCGGTGCTGCTGGCCATCACCTTCATCGGTGGCATCAAGCGTATCGCCTCGGTGTCCGACCTGCTGGTGCCGATCAAGACCCTGGCCTATATCGGCGTGACCCTGTACGTGATCGGTACCCAGATCGAACACGTGCCCGCCATGCTGGAAACCATCTTCAAGAGCGCCTTCGGCCTCGACCCGGCCTTTGGCGGCCTGCTTGGCAGCGCCATCGTCATGGGCGTGAAGCGTGGCGTGTTCGCCAACGAAGCGGGTCTGGGCAGTGCGCCGAACGTCGCTGCCGTGGCCGCCGTGAAGCACCCGGGCGCTCAGGGTGTGGTTCAGGCTTTCAGCGTGTTCCTCGACACCTTCGTGATCTGCACCTGCACCGCGCTGCTGATCCTGCTATCGGGCTTCTACACCCCGGGCTTCGAAGGTGACGGCATCGTCCTCACCCAGAACTCGCTGGCCGCTGTGGTCGGTGACTGGGGTCGCATGTTCGTCAGCGTCGCGCTGTCGCTGTTCGTCTTCACCTGCATCCTCTACAACTACTACCTGGGCGAAAACAGCCTGCAGTTCCTCACCCGCAACCGCGCCGCGCTGATGATTTTCCGCGGTCTGGTACTGGCGCTGGTGGTATGGGGTTCGATGCAGGACCTGTCGACCGTGTTCGCCTTCGCTGACATCACCATGACCTGCCTGGCCTTCGTCAACCTGATCGCCCTGGCCATGCTGTTCAAGGTCGGCATGCGCGTGATGCGCGACTACGACGCGCAGCGCCGCGCCGGCGTCAAACAGCCGGTGTTCGACTCGAGCAAATTTGCCGATCTGGACCTCGACCTGAAGGCCTGGCCGACCAACCCGTCTGCCGCTGCCGGCCAGACCGAAGCCGAGCCGCAAGGCGTGCCTGCAGCGCAACGCTGA
- a CDS encoding asparaginase yields the protein MIANSYPAAQHVMVLYTGGTIGMQASANGLAPASGFEARMRDYLHSQPELVVPQWRFREMSPLIDSANMTPTYWQQLREAVVDAVDVQGCDSVLILHGTDTLAYSAAAMSFQLLGLHARVCFTGSMLPAGVTDSDAWENLGGALVALGQGLAPGVHLYFHGELLAPTRCAKVRSFGRHPFKRLERQGGGIKAPSIPASLNYNQPKQLAKVAVLPLFPGISAEVLDGLLDSGIQGLVLECYGSGTGPSDNPEFLASLGRARDNGVVVVAVTQCHEGGVELDVYEAGSRLRGVGVLSGGGMTREAAFGKLHGVLGAGLETQEVRRLIELDLCGELL from the coding sequence ATGATTGCCAATTCCTACCCCGCCGCCCAACACGTCATGGTGCTCTACACCGGTGGCACTATCGGCATGCAGGCCAGCGCCAATGGTCTGGCCCCGGCGTCCGGTTTCGAAGCGCGGATGCGCGACTACCTGCACAGCCAGCCTGAACTCGTCGTGCCGCAGTGGCGCTTCCGCGAAATGTCGCCGCTGATCGACAGCGCCAACATGACCCCGACCTACTGGCAGCAACTGCGTGAAGCAGTGGTCGATGCTGTTGATGTGCAAGGCTGCGACAGCGTGCTGATCCTGCACGGCACCGACACACTGGCCTATAGCGCGGCGGCGATGAGTTTCCAGTTGCTCGGCCTGCACGCCCGCGTGTGCTTCACCGGCTCCATGCTGCCGGCCGGCGTTACCGACAGCGATGCCTGGGAAAACCTTGGCGGCGCACTGGTTGCCCTCGGCCAGGGCCTGGCACCGGGCGTGCACCTGTACTTCCACGGCGAACTGCTGGCGCCGACCCGTTGCGCGAAAGTGCGCAGCTTCGGCCGTCATCCGTTCAAGCGCCTGGAGCGTCAGGGCGGCGGTATCAAAGCCCCATCGATTCCAGCGTCGTTGAACTACAACCAGCCGAAGCAACTGGCCAAGGTGGCCGTGCTGCCACTGTTCCCCGGCATCAGTGCCGAAGTGCTCGACGGCCTGCTCGACAGCGGCATTCAAGGTCTGGTGCTGGAGTGCTACGGCAGCGGTACAGGGCCGAGCGACAACCCTGAGTTTCTGGCAAGCCTTGGCCGTGCGCGGGATAACGGCGTAGTCGTTGTGGCGGTCACGCAGTGCCATGAAGGTGGCGTTGAGCTGGATGTGTATGAGGCGGGCAGTCGCTTGCGCGGTGTCGGCGTGTTGTCCGGCGGTGGCATGACTCGTGAGGCAGCGTTCGGCAAGTTGCATGGGGTGCTGGGGGCAGGCCTTGAAACTCAAGAAGTGCGCCGGCTGATCGAGCTGGATTTGTGTGGTGAGTTGCTCTGA
- the pdxR gene encoding MocR-like pyridoxine biosynthesis transcription factor PdxR produces MPDSPTLSMPFNPAGIELDRRQGLSRQLYQALRLRVLDGRLASGTRLPASRDLAAALGISRNSVVRAYDQLYAEGFIEGRVGDGTYVAQLMPVAASPKKLSTKVSTGFSTGLPTALSTNWLDSPVIPSSKVIHSGTFSRIEKNHLPRPPSGPPRAFRVGVPAFDLFPFEVWAKLNAAFWRKPNLEQLCYGDPSGDARLRAMIAAYLRSSRGMQCSPEQILITSGAQQGISLCAQLLVEPGDGVAIENPGYRAAGHAFAVAGARLHGIAVDDEGMDCAALSATGDCRVAYVTPSHQYPTGVVMSLARRLELLAWAERCQGWIVEDDYDGEYRYTGAPLAPLAALDRQGRVLYVGTFGKVAFPALRLGYLVLPPGLVDAFSQRRAVDVRHSEVSTQAVMAEFMAAGHFQRHIRRMRRAALSRRNTLLKGWPSAIAGVGDLPAVSAGLHLTVAVDNLEREQQLIAQAARVDVEINGLSSYWLPDSTTPMDQRAGLVLGFAAVPEAAINSALIRLRQAWQV; encoded by the coding sequence ATGCCCGATTCGCCGACGTTGTCCATGCCATTCAACCCTGCAGGTATCGAGCTTGATCGCCGTCAGGGTTTGAGTCGGCAGCTCTATCAGGCTTTGCGCCTGCGGGTACTGGACGGGCGGCTGGCGAGCGGCACGCGGTTACCGGCGAGTCGCGATCTGGCGGCGGCGTTGGGTATTTCCCGCAACAGTGTGGTGCGCGCCTACGATCAACTGTATGCCGAAGGGTTTATCGAGGGGCGGGTCGGCGATGGCACTTATGTCGCGCAATTGATGCCGGTAGCAGCCTCGCCGAAAAAATTATCCACAAAAGTATCCACAGGGTTTTCAACAGGCTTACCCACAGCCTTATCCACAAATTGGCTGGATTCACCTGTGATTCCATCCAGTAAAGTTATCCACAGCGGGACCTTTTCGCGTATCGAAAAGAACCATTTGCCCCGGCCGCCGAGCGGTCCACCGCGAGCCTTTCGGGTCGGTGTTCCGGCCTTTGATCTGTTCCCGTTCGAGGTATGGGCCAAGCTGAATGCGGCTTTCTGGCGCAAACCGAATCTGGAGCAACTGTGTTACGGCGATCCGTCCGGTGATGCGCGTTTGCGCGCCATGATCGCGGCGTATCTGCGTAGTTCGCGTGGCATGCAGTGTTCACCTGAGCAAATTCTGATCACCAGCGGCGCACAGCAGGGCATTAGCCTTTGTGCACAGTTGCTGGTGGAGCCGGGCGACGGTGTGGCGATCGAAAATCCGGGCTACCGTGCGGCCGGTCATGCGTTCGCCGTGGCAGGCGCTCGTTTGCACGGTATTGCCGTGGATGACGAGGGTATGGATTGCGCTGCGCTGTCGGCCACTGGGGATTGTCGCGTGGCTTATGTCACGCCCTCTCATCAGTACCCGACCGGCGTGGTGATGAGCCTGGCGCGACGTCTTGAACTGCTCGCCTGGGCCGAGCGTTGCCAAGGCTGGATCGTCGAGGATGACTACGATGGCGAGTACCGCTACACCGGTGCACCACTGGCACCGTTGGCGGCACTCGATCGACAGGGACGCGTGTTGTATGTCGGCACTTTCGGCAAGGTCGCGTTCCCGGCGCTGCGGCTTGGGTATCTGGTACTGCCGCCGGGGCTGGTGGATGCATTTTCACAACGGCGGGCTGTGGATGTCCGGCATTCCGAGGTGAGTACACAAGCCGTGATGGCCGAATTCATGGCCGCCGGGCATTTCCAGCGACATATCCGACGCATGCGGCGGGCTGCTCTGAGCCGCCGCAATACATTGCTCAAGGGTTGGCCGAGCGCCATTGCCGGTGTCGGCGATCTGCCTGCCGTCTCGGCCGGATTGCACTTGACCGTGGCCGTAGACAACCTCGAGCGCGAGCAGCAGTTGATTGCGCAAGCGGCTCGCGTCGATGTCGAGATCAACGGTTTGAGCAGCTACTGGCTGCCTGATTCCACCACGCCCATGGATCAGCGCGCCGGGTTGGTACTGGGGTTTGCTGCCGTACCTGAAGCGGCGATCAACTCGGCGTTGATTCGGTTACGACAGGCGTGGCAGGTATGA
- a CDS encoding dermonecrotic toxin domain-containing protein — MPEIPSPSAVDILTQLVTGPSLREVASKTLRPALKTLYPDLEIDPQRAMVVRPTWVIQDDQVAPGRHLIESLTDTLVRLGLSGTAVTYLDGEHYLTSQPDQPAAIQLPVKISAVGKLLNDLAPLLFIAYKEQQVNYWDEFTYPGQPRWQQMSQSLRKLWNVEANPDWDTDQRTIVEAVYQHPDKHQRRPTGKYQVRACLVDLDRNEGDQQNHLTLLDTAVLIGTDGQRTWIITYSVIQGFESFESLDELGKALLRRYGNEAAGVGLEWRLFEPQGHFFDYQACTLIALEADALGAINFFQESGPRPPYPHPGTVGDPREPTPRLKPHIERLRPMLPAWLDSAAPADQTRYSRHLLDLTMVQHANKGKTFQSEVVSLQAFTRDALKQQMLKDHPKAGDVAIDDIEISITSLVVWGTFVLPGNTQTQTLSLIELALQNLAGQPIGNKTVRYKDGSELPDWMTVSYVETLVSTVDIGKTYPAHLQNLLVDDTEQATALQGLYTSQLPIELPLLALQNKIQGKAGMTDLGYRYVVAALASTDEERHVDHEEVVIRPLAFVAHRTRSEADTVDNMFIIGPRAVEKGPCVLYRPLFEMALMQFPSHANLTYEIQQSRQLRESVLAWLPDDVRFNYSQFVFTARLPSVWTIPQLLINPTTALDMSGPVALGTAAIEQDVLATLHNSNVQAVITQADRQSVSDAEARWATLKHGGWMLFNAALPFLGRSVGTAAWIWQIMDDLQEVSDVANEQSGKIAWTALTDILLALGMVLAHRAAVGDKPQSEPLTQEETVQPITTTAAVISTALKLPDISGSALPSAHEMSVNPFAALKRSPVALTTLLESFQIAKPRGIGDAASEGTHRHLYPRQKQWFAPVGKRWFEVTINEHADVQIIDSRQATARPGPPLTRTANGQWVVDLRLRLRGGGLDSALEKAQDFSKKTAKQLTAEISAFDVTMTAKQIQLDAHRAALDNALAQSRAQLREQYLTTLESQRKAYATNIEQIKALNHKEPIPNYRTVMIQRLQMQLFLGQEWLELHSTELQASLKTMQTMLAEESRFALQAFIDTFEKMTDQTQAIIEKVESAQTRFDELTLLGKEAVEVIQLYRKMLPNYDLNDLKLLQISLGQEICVKPGDTTTDANARQTLATLIEDAALSIQSTLNLTSDESLDNLRDRTDALSNVAEQFTAIDQRFGDLLIDYPEQINTARLEHVRSRVSAFKARTDVKLVELLRYKHLLEPLPGPSRPTSASSSTRRIIKTKSRGTLVGERKKSIESPDTDLVEVRTTLTGVIATFQEESPGVWVEQRTAKPKPPKPSPNLNTSIREGQALIDGLATFHRRIEAQLKRGPRIPVEVEEDYHKHAAVLRKANADIDEALTASNLTADLKKPTEALGHKLDEAANNLEAKGTSTRIRMVKQQPPTAAGILWLKDKGEVTTSQTVTRRRLRSHANDFLDEYEIRDVHTHKVLCYAHFHYSSAQAPVTPFPTGHMKTVAQRHMGGAYEPRLLNNQALIDIHRSTISDKSAQTLFLIPATPVVTESTPS; from the coding sequence ATGCCCGAAATCCCCTCGCCCAGCGCCGTCGATATCTTGACCCAACTGGTGACCGGCCCTTCGCTGCGAGAAGTCGCCTCGAAAACGCTGCGTCCGGCGCTCAAGACGCTATATCCGGATCTGGAGATCGACCCCCAACGGGCCATGGTCGTAAGACCGACCTGGGTCATTCAAGATGATCAGGTCGCCCCCGGCCGCCACCTGATCGAATCGCTGACCGACACACTGGTGCGCCTGGGCCTCTCCGGCACTGCCGTGACGTACCTCGACGGTGAGCATTATCTGACCTCGCAGCCCGACCAGCCCGCAGCCATTCAGCTGCCGGTGAAAATCAGCGCCGTCGGCAAGCTGCTCAATGATCTGGCACCATTGCTGTTCATTGCCTACAAGGAACAGCAAGTCAATTACTGGGACGAATTCACCTACCCGGGACAACCGCGTTGGCAACAGATGTCGCAATCCTTGCGCAAGCTGTGGAACGTCGAAGCCAATCCTGACTGGGATACCGACCAGCGCACCATCGTGGAGGCGGTTTACCAGCACCCGGACAAACACCAGCGCCGGCCAACCGGCAAATACCAGGTACGCGCCTGCCTGGTCGATCTGGACCGCAACGAGGGTGACCAACAGAACCATCTGACCCTTCTCGATACCGCCGTGCTGATCGGTACCGATGGCCAGCGCACCTGGATCATCACGTACTCGGTGATCCAGGGTTTCGAGAGCTTCGAATCGCTGGATGAACTCGGCAAGGCTTTGTTGCGTCGCTATGGGAATGAAGCTGCCGGTGTCGGCCTGGAATGGCGACTGTTCGAACCGCAAGGCCATTTCTTCGACTATCAGGCCTGCACCCTGATTGCGCTGGAGGCTGATGCCCTCGGCGCGATCAATTTCTTTCAAGAGTCGGGGCCCCGCCCGCCCTACCCGCACCCCGGGACTGTCGGCGATCCGCGCGAACCGACACCGCGCCTCAAACCGCATATCGAGCGTCTGCGCCCGATGCTGCCAGCCTGGCTCGACAGCGCCGCGCCGGCCGATCAAACCCGTTACAGCCGGCATCTGCTGGACCTGACCATGGTGCAGCATGCGAACAAAGGAAAAACCTTCCAGAGCGAAGTTGTCAGCCTGCAAGCGTTCACCCGCGATGCCCTGAAACAGCAGATGCTCAAGGACCATCCGAAGGCCGGCGACGTAGCGATCGATGACATTGAAATCAGCATCACCAGCCTGGTGGTCTGGGGCACGTTCGTCTTGCCGGGCAACACGCAGACCCAGACACTGTCACTCATTGAACTTGCCTTGCAGAACCTTGCCGGACAGCCAATCGGCAACAAAACCGTACGTTACAAGGACGGCAGCGAATTGCCCGACTGGATGACCGTCAGTTACGTGGAAACGCTGGTCAGCACGGTCGATATCGGCAAGACCTACCCGGCGCACTTGCAGAACCTGCTGGTCGACGACACCGAGCAAGCGACCGCGCTGCAAGGGCTCTACACCAGCCAGTTGCCCATCGAGCTGCCACTGCTGGCGTTGCAAAACAAAATACAGGGCAAGGCGGGCATGACTGATCTGGGTTACCGCTATGTTGTCGCCGCACTGGCCAGCACTGACGAGGAGCGGCATGTCGATCACGAGGAAGTGGTCATTCGCCCGCTGGCATTTGTCGCCCATCGCACCCGCTCAGAGGCCGACACCGTCGATAACATGTTCATCATCGGCCCGCGCGCGGTGGAAAAAGGGCCGTGCGTGCTTTATCGGCCACTGTTCGAAATGGCGCTGATGCAGTTTCCCTCTCACGCCAACCTGACGTACGAAATCCAGCAGTCTCGCCAACTGCGTGAGTCAGTTCTGGCCTGGTTGCCGGACGATGTACGCTTCAACTACAGCCAGTTCGTCTTCACTGCCCGGCTGCCTTCGGTCTGGACGATCCCGCAATTGCTGATCAACCCCACTACCGCTCTCGACATGTCCGGTCCGGTGGCACTGGGAACCGCGGCGATCGAGCAGGATGTGCTGGCGACGCTGCACAACAGTAACGTTCAGGCGGTGATTACCCAGGCTGATCGCCAGTCGGTCTCCGATGCAGAAGCGCGCTGGGCCACGCTAAAACACGGCGGCTGGATGTTGTTCAACGCGGCATTGCCGTTCCTGGGACGCAGCGTCGGCACAGCCGCCTGGATCTGGCAGATCATGGACGACCTGCAGGAAGTCAGCGACGTCGCCAATGAGCAATCCGGCAAGATCGCCTGGACCGCTCTCACCGATATTCTTCTGGCATTGGGCATGGTGCTCGCCCACCGCGCAGCGGTCGGCGACAAGCCACAAAGCGAACCACTGACACAGGAAGAAACCGTTCAGCCCATCACCACCACCGCCGCCGTCATCAGCACTGCATTAAAGCTGCCAGATATCTCCGGCAGCGCCCTGCCCAGCGCCCATGAAATGTCGGTAAACCCTTTTGCCGCACTGAAGCGATCTCCCGTCGCACTGACCACTTTGCTTGAGAGTTTTCAGATCGCCAAACCCAGAGGTATCGGCGATGCCGCCAGCGAGGGCACCCACAGACACCTCTATCCGCGCCAGAAACAATGGTTCGCTCCGGTGGGCAAGCGCTGGTTCGAAGTCACCATCAATGAACACGCAGACGTCCAGATCATCGACTCACGCCAAGCAACGGCGCGCCCCGGACCGCCACTGACCCGCACCGCCAATGGCCAATGGGTGGTCGATCTGCGCTTGCGCCTGCGAGGCGGCGGTCTCGACAGTGCGCTTGAGAAAGCTCAGGACTTCAGCAAAAAAACAGCGAAGCAACTGACTGCCGAAATCAGCGCTTTCGATGTCACGATGACGGCCAAACAGATTCAACTTGACGCACACCGCGCCGCGCTCGACAACGCGCTTGCGCAGTCCAGGGCACAGCTGCGTGAGCAATATCTGACTACGCTTGAATCACAGCGCAAGGCTTACGCCACGAACATCGAACAAATCAAAGCGTTGAATCACAAGGAACCCATTCCCAATTACCGCACCGTGATGATTCAGCGACTGCAGATGCAGTTGTTTCTCGGTCAGGAGTGGCTCGAACTGCACTCCACAGAGCTTCAGGCCAGCCTGAAGACGATGCAGACAATGCTTGCCGAAGAAAGCCGATTCGCCCTTCAGGCGTTTATCGACACCTTCGAAAAAATGACCGATCAGACCCAGGCCATCATCGAAAAAGTGGAGTCGGCACAGACGCGTTTTGACGAATTGACGCTGTTGGGAAAAGAGGCTGTCGAGGTTATTCAACTGTATCGCAAGATGTTGCCTAACTATGATCTCAACGACCTCAAGCTTCTACAGATCAGCCTCGGCCAGGAGATCTGCGTCAAGCCGGGTGACACGACGACTGACGCCAACGCGCGGCAGACACTGGCCACCCTCATCGAAGACGCTGCACTGAGTATCCAGAGCACGCTGAACCTGACCAGCGACGAAAGCCTCGACAACCTGCGTGACCGCACGGATGCCTTGAGCAATGTTGCCGAACAATTTACCGCCATCGATCAACGCTTTGGCGATCTGCTCATCGACTATCCCGAGCAGATCAACACCGCGCGACTGGAACATGTGCGCAGCCGGGTGAGCGCATTCAAAGCCCGCACGGACGTAAAACTGGTCGAGTTGCTGCGCTACAAACACTTGCTGGAACCGCTGCCCGGGCCTTCCCGGCCGACATCGGCATCATCATCGACGCGCCGGATCATCAAAACCAAATCCAGGGGTACATTAGTCGGCGAACGAAAAAAGAGCATCGAAAGTCCGGATACCGACCTGGTGGAAGTGCGCACCACCCTGACGGGCGTCATCGCCACCTTCCAGGAAGAGTCACCCGGTGTCTGGGTCGAACAGCGCACAGCCAAACCGAAACCGCCCAAGCCCAGTCCAAACCTGAATACCAGTATTCGTGAAGGTCAGGCCCTGATCGACGGTCTGGCCACCTTCCACCGGCGTATCGAGGCCCAACTCAAACGAGGGCCACGGATTCCTGTCGAGGTCGAAGAGGACTATCACAAACACGCTGCCGTCTTGCGCAAAGCCAACGCAGACATCGATGAAGCGTTGACCGCCAGCAATCTGACTGCCGACCTAAAAAAACCGACCGAAGCGCTTGGCCACAAGCTTGACGAAGCCGCTAACAACCTTGAAGCAAAAGGCACCAGCACGCGTATCCGGATGGTCAAGCAACAGCCACCGACGGCGGCCGGGATCCTTTGGCTGAAGGACAAGGGGGAAGTGACGACGTCACAAACCGTGACCCGGCGCCGGCTCCGCAGTCACGCCAACGATTTTCTCGACGAATACGAAATACGCGACGTCCACACTCACAAGGTGCTGTGTTACGCACACTTCCATTACAGCAGCGCGCAAGCGCCCGTCACGCCATTCCCCACCGGCCATATGAAAACCGTTGCACAACGACATATGGGAGGAGCTTATGAGCCACGCTTGCTCAACAATCAGGCACTGATCGATATCCATCGCAGCACAATTTCCGACAAATCCGCACAGACGCTGTTTCTCATACCTGCCACGCCTGTCGTAACCGAATCAACGCCGAGTTGA
- a CDS encoding AraC family transcriptional regulator has protein sequence MLHSHLTTLNAVSLILNTFKAEGLSSEALLTGSGISAADLSRADTRITTNQEMQVCANAVALKHDIGLELGRRMHVSCYGILGYALLTCATFGDALRLAIRYPALLGTLFELSLEDDGQRVWFVAADYRESPAMAVFNAEFCLVSLKVICDDLLGHPLPLLATRFEHAAPDYRDSYAEHFDSPLHFTAKDNAFAFDRHWLDQPLPLADLITHQAMAERCRKQNLEFTGRQAWLGRIRQLLSAQLNAAPGLEGLAQQMKCSPRTLRRHLKDMGSSYQELLDELRFERAKQMLCEDQLPIYRIAETLGFSETASFRHAFVRWSGVAPSQFRA, from the coding sequence ATGCTCCACTCCCACCTCACCACCCTCAACGCTGTATCGCTGATCCTCAACACCTTCAAGGCCGAAGGCCTGTCGAGCGAGGCGCTGCTGACCGGCAGTGGCATCAGTGCGGCGGATCTCAGCCGTGCCGACACGCGCATCACCACCAATCAGGAGATGCAGGTTTGCGCCAACGCGGTCGCGCTCAAGCATGACATTGGTCTGGAGCTGGGCCGACGCATGCACGTTTCCTGCTACGGCATCCTCGGTTACGCACTGTTGACCTGTGCCACCTTCGGTGACGCTTTGCGCCTGGCGATCCGTTATCCGGCGCTGTTGGGAACACTTTTCGAACTGAGCCTGGAAGACGATGGCCAGCGTGTCTGGTTCGTCGCCGCCGATTATCGCGAGAGTCCGGCGATGGCGGTGTTCAATGCCGAATTCTGCCTGGTGTCGCTGAAAGTCATTTGTGATGACTTGCTCGGGCATCCGTTGCCATTGCTCGCCACGCGGTTCGAACACGCGGCGCCGGACTATCGCGACAGCTATGCCGAGCACTTCGACAGTCCGCTGCACTTCACCGCCAAGGACAACGCCTTCGCCTTCGACCGTCACTGGCTCGATCAACCGCTGCCGCTGGCCGATCTCATCACCCATCAAGCCATGGCCGAACGGTGCCGCAAGCAGAACCTGGAATTCACTGGGCGTCAGGCGTGGTTGGGGCGGATTCGGCAGCTGCTCAGCGCGCAATTGAACGCCGCGCCGGGGCTGGAAGGTCTGGCGCAGCAGATGAAGTGCTCGCCGCGCACCTTGCGCCGGCATCTCAAGGACATGGGCAGCAGCTATCAGGAACTGCTCGATGAGCTGCGCTTCGAGCGGGCCAAGCAGATGCTGTGTGAGGATCAATTGCCGATCTATCGCATTGCCGAAACGCTCGGCTTCAGCGAGACCGCCAGCTTCCGCCATGCCTTTGTGCGCTGGAGCGGCGTGGCGCCGAGTCAGTTCAGGGCCTGA